TAGCGCTGCCTTTCGGCCACACCAGATAATAACTTTCCCCGGTAGATACCGCCTCCCTAAATGGCAATGTCAGCAGCCCCGCTTCAATCGCTTTCAGGCTGAGTAACAAATCACCGACTGAGATTCCGTGACCACTGATGGCGGCCAGATTGCCTTGCTCGAGTGTGTCAAACACCTTGCCTTGATTGAGATTGAGAGATTTAACCTGACCGGTACGGGCAATCCAGCGCCGCCAGTCACGGCGGTCCGTGGTCGGGTGAATCAGTTCGCAACGGGTCAGATCCTGCTGCGCTGCAGTGAGTAGATCCGGAGCACAAACCGGGATTAACCATTCAGCGAACAGCGGCAGACATTCGGTATTGGCGCCAAAACTGCCCTGACCGAGCAAAATCGCGCAATCATAAGGTTCACGGACAAAATCAACCGTGTCGACATCCATCCACACACTGGCAGTTTCAATCATCGGCGCAGAGTGCTGCGCACGAAAACGACTCAGCACATCCAGCAGCCAGCTCATGGTCAGTGTAGACGGCGCTTTCAGGCGCAGCTTGCGATTGTTGTGACCAAAGTGATAACAGGCATTTTCCAGGCTCTGGAATCCTTCAGCCAGTTGGGTTGCCAGCGTATTACCAGCCGGTGTGATGGTGACTTTCGGGCCGTGACGCTGAAACAGCTCATATTCAAACCACTCTTCCAGTGTGCGCACGTGGCGGCTGACCGCGCCTGGCGTTACGTTGAGCAGTTGTGCAGCTTTAGAAAACGAGCCTAAACGGGCTGCCGCTTCAAATGCGCGCAGCGCGTACAGTGGAGGTAAGGTCACTGCAATCATCCATTGTGAGTTTAACTCACAATAATATACAGATTTTTCCGTTTTTCACCAATGGACTGATTGAGGATAATCAGCCCATTAATTCCCAAGCCGATTAGTACTCACACTTGATAATCGTGAGTGCTGCTCATACAGATGTGCTCATAAAAAGTACGCCCGGCCCGATTCAGTCACAGGAAACCACGCCCGATGAACCTTTCTTTGCTCGCCAGTTACAGCCTGGCCGTGTTGCTTTTAATTCTCAGCCCCGGCCCTGTAGTGGCTTTAATCACCTCTACCGCGGCACGTCATGGTCAGCGCAAAGCATTTATGACCATGCTTGGCACCAATGGCGCGTCACTGCTGTTGCTGACCACCGCGGTATTAATGCTGGCTGGCGTGGTTCATTTGTCTCCCGCTTACCTGTACTTACTGGGTATTCTCGGCTCGCTGTACATTGGCTATACCGCCATCAGTGACTTGCTGGCAATGATAGACAATGCAGGCGCCCGGAACGCAGCAGCCACACATCCGGCCAGGCAAAACGCTCACCGTAGCGGCTTGGTCAAAGGCTTTGTGATTGGCATTGCGAACCCGAAAGACATCCTGTTTTTTGTCTCGTTTTTTCCACAGTTCATTGCCGTGACACACAATTTCTCCACCAGCGTGATGACGCTGTCAGCAATCTGGGTGCTGTTTGATCTGACCATTCTGTCGCTGTATATCATCGGCGCAAAATGGTGGACGCAAGCCTTCAGCTCACGCTGGATTGAAGGGTTATGTGCCGGGTTCTTATTGCTGGTGGCTGGCGGCGGCGTGATATATAACTCGCAGCAGTTACTCGGGTGATGGAATTTACACAGGTGATAGTATTCGCCGGGCAGATTACAGGCGTTACCTGAGCCTAAAACCTAAAAATTCGTCCTGAGTCCTGAATTTGCCGTTCTAGGATAAATGAGCTGTATCCTTCCCATCGGTCTACAGGGCAAGCATGAGATAAAGTGATACCGACAGGGCTTAACTCGATTAATAAGATTTCATATTGAAAATATTTCTAGGCTGGTACCAAGCCCTAAGAACTTGGAGCACGTTTTGCTGGTACTATTTCACTCAACCTCTCTATCCATTCTGTACAAAAATCCAGATATGCTCGTACCAGTGATGAAGGATGTTTATGATGGGCATAAACTCAGTGGGCGGG
This Vibrio ostreae DNA region includes the following protein-coding sequences:
- a CDS encoding LysR substrate-binding domain-containing protein; its protein translation is MTLPPLYALRAFEAAARLGSFSKAAQLLNVTPGAVSRHVRTLEEWFEYELFQRHGPKVTITPAGNTLATQLAEGFQSLENACYHFGHNNRKLRLKAPSTLTMSWLLDVLSRFRAQHSAPMIETASVWMDVDTVDFVREPYDCAILLGQGSFGANTECLPLFAEWLIPVCAPDLLTAAQQDLTRCELIHPTTDRRDWRRWIARTGQVKSLNLNQGKVFDTLEQGNLAAISGHGISVGDLLLSLKAIEAGLLTLPFREAVSTGESYYLVWPKGSAKRQNIDLLYQWLKLAVPGPMPAEVVCLD
- a CDS encoding LysE family translocator translates to MNLSLLASYSLAVLLLILSPGPVVALITSTAARHGQRKAFMTMLGTNGASLLLLTTAVLMLAGVVHLSPAYLYLLGILGSLYIGYTAISDLLAMIDNAGARNAAATHPARQNAHRSGLVKGFVIGIANPKDILFFVSFFPQFIAVTHNFSTSVMTLSAIWVLFDLTILSLYIIGAKWWTQAFSSRWIEGLCAGFLLLVAGGGVIYNSQQLLG